One Micropterus dolomieu isolate WLL.071019.BEF.003 ecotype Adirondacks linkage group LG23, ASM2129224v1, whole genome shotgun sequence DNA window includes the following coding sequences:
- the LOC123963573 gene encoding dixin-A-like isoform X6, whose amino-acid sequence MIASLSRGSLLDEVLHGGFNEQQLAAYVSWVNSQLKRKPGLKPITDLRHDLQDGVVLTQLIEIVAGEVLEGVYGAPQNKEESRRNVEQVLQFISSRHIRMTHISARDIVDGNLKAVMRIILALAAHFKPSASNRAASGSGRGLTRGSVSHNPLSTVALAQGAADALASARLDASQPARAPHLHSGWGLDVEKSVCVRALVEQYERGSPDEQGNPQPSSSTSPLSSPRPPPSSLSDQQQEISVETAWEDSLSETLETEVQETRKMVSALQALLLHGSLPEDEQDLSLSLDQGSAEQQLVVIRSRLDQSMEEAQELKRELLRCKQEMRNLQAVKDAQQQRLCTQEASILQMKQELLRASMTKDEVNNQNAELQWKLEESNRLWGECKKEIGQKDRLVQQLKHKLEESQKKQSELQRELEHKNNMQIPASTENNGYSYSGNPAPSMSGQAEEVQLLRDALRSLRNNFRDHDPQHHTLDTLEQGIASLIDRLHALHTHKGRGKSPIRKGQHTDSDSWPSTKVIQSHSGSSASTKILYFTGKSPTPSMINIPKRLGEVTLKDVKAAVDREGNYRYHFKALDPEFGTVKEEVFLDGAIIPGWEGKIVAWVEEDRGEERPL is encoded by the exons ATGATCGCCTCACTTTCTAGAGGAAGTTTGCTGGATGAGGTTCTTCATGGAGGCTTTAATGAG cagcagctggctgCATATGTTTCCTGGGTGAACTCTCAGCTGAAGAGGAAACCAGGCCTGAAGCCAATCACAGACCTCAGACATGATCTGCAGGACGGGGTGGTGCTCACACAACTAATAGAGATAGTTG CCGGGGAAGTGTTAGAGGGAGTGTATGGTGCGCcacaaaacaaagaagaaagccGGAGGAATGTGGAGCAAGTCTTACAGTTCATTTCCTCCAGACACATACGCATGACACACATATCTGCAAGAG ACATTGTCGATGGTAATCTGAAGGCTGTAATGAGGATAATTCTGGCACTGGCTGCCCACTTCAAACCCTCAGCCAGTAACAGGGCTGCCTCTGGAAGTGGGAGGGGTTTGACAAGAGGCTCCGTCAGCCACAATCCTCTCTCCACAGTTGCACTAGCACAAGGTGCCGCTGACGCACTGGCATCAGCACGACTTGATGCCTCACAGCCTGCACGTGCCCCACATCTCCACAG TGGCTGGGGGCTGGATGTggaaaagagtgtgtgtgttcgtgcgCTGGTTGAGCAGTATGAAAGAGGATCTCCGGATGAGCAGGGCAATCCTCAGCCTAGCAG CTCCACCAGTCCGCTGTCATCTCCAAGACCGCCACCcagcagcctctcagaccaacAACAGGAGATCAGCG TGGAGACGGCGTGGGAGGATTCTCTCAGTGAAACTTTGGAGACGGAGGTGCAGGAGACACGTAAAATGGTGTCTGCCTTACAG gcCCTGCTACTGCATGGTTCGCTGCCTGAGGATGAGCAGGATTTGTCTTTGAGTTTGGACCAAGGCAGCGCTGAACAGCAACTG GTAGTCATTCGCAGTCGTTTGGATCAGAGTATGGAGGAGGCTCAGGAGCTTAAG AGGGAACTGTTGCGCTGTAAGCAGGAGATGAGAAACCTGCAGGCAGTCAAG GACGCCCAGCAGCAGAGGCTATGCACTCAGGAGGCATCAATACTGCAGATGAAGCAagagctcctcagagccagcaTGACGAAGGACGAAGTCAACAACCAGAAT GCTGAGCTACAGTGGAAGCTGGAGGAATCTAACAGGCTGTGGGGCGAATGCAAG AAGGAGATCGGACAGAAGGACAGACTAGTGCAGCAACTCAAACACAAGCTCGAAGAAAGCCAAAAAAAGCAG AGTGAATTGCAAAGAGAATTGGAgcataaaaacaacatgcag atccCCGCCAGCACAGAAAACAATGGATATTCTTACTCTGGAAATCCAGCTCCCTCTATGTCCGGC CAGGCAGAAGAGGTACAGCTGCTCAGAGATGCACTTAGGAGTTTGAGGAACAACTTCAGAGACCACGACCCGCAGCACCATACGCTGGACACCCTGGAGCAGGGCATAGCATCGCTCATAGACAGGCTGCATGCTCTGCATACACACAAG GGAAGGGGAAAATCTCCAATACGCAAAGGTCAACACACAGACTCTGACTCCTGGCCTAGCACAA AGGTTATTCAGTCGCACAGTGGTTCTTCTGCCTCCACTAAAATCCTTTACTTTACTGGAAAATCCCCAACACCTTCCATGATTAATATACCGAAGag GTTGGGTGAGGTGACTCTCAAGGATGTCAAGGCAGCTGTGGATAGAGAGGGAAATTACAGGTACCACTTCAAGGCCCTGGACCCTGAGTTTGGCACCGTGAAAGAAGAG GTATTCCTGGATGGAGCAATCATTCCAGGCTGGGAAGGAAAAATAGTGGCCTGGGTAGAAGAGGACCGTGGTGAGGAAAG GCCATTGTAG
- the LOC123963573 gene encoding dixin-A-like isoform X4 encodes MIASLSRGSLLDEVLHGGFNEQQLAAYVSWVNSQLKRKPGLKPITDLRHDLQDGVVLTQLIEIVAGEVLEGVYGAPQNKEESRRNVEQVLQFISSRHIRMTHISARDIVDGNLKAVMRIILALAAHFKPSASNRAASGSGRGLTRGSVSHNPLSTVALAQGAADALASARLDASQPARAPHLHSGWGLDVEKSVCVRALVEQYERGSPDEQGNPQPSSSTSPLSSPRPPPSSLSDQQQEISAESCRVVVETAWEDSLSETLETEVQETRKMVSALQALLLHGSLPEDEQDLSLSLDQGSAEQQLVVIRSRLDQSMEEAQELKRELLRCKQEMRNLQAVKDAQQQRLCTQEASILQMKQELLRASMTKDEVNNQNAELQWKLEESNRLWGECKKEIGQKDRLVQQLKHKLEESQKKQSELQRELEHKNNMQIPASTENNGYSYSGNPAPSMSGQAEEVQLLRDALRSLRNNFRDHDPQHHTLDTLEQGIASLIDRLHALHTHKGRGKSPIRKGQHTDSDSWPSTKVIQSHSGSSASTKILYFTGKSPTPSMINIPKRLGEVTLKDVKAAVDREGNYRYHFKALDPEFGTVKEEVFLDGAIIPGWEGKIVAWVEEDRGEERPL; translated from the exons ATGATCGCCTCACTTTCTAGAGGAAGTTTGCTGGATGAGGTTCTTCATGGAGGCTTTAATGAG cagcagctggctgCATATGTTTCCTGGGTGAACTCTCAGCTGAAGAGGAAACCAGGCCTGAAGCCAATCACAGACCTCAGACATGATCTGCAGGACGGGGTGGTGCTCACACAACTAATAGAGATAGTTG CCGGGGAAGTGTTAGAGGGAGTGTATGGTGCGCcacaaaacaaagaagaaagccGGAGGAATGTGGAGCAAGTCTTACAGTTCATTTCCTCCAGACACATACGCATGACACACATATCTGCAAGAG ACATTGTCGATGGTAATCTGAAGGCTGTAATGAGGATAATTCTGGCACTGGCTGCCCACTTCAAACCCTCAGCCAGTAACAGGGCTGCCTCTGGAAGTGGGAGGGGTTTGACAAGAGGCTCCGTCAGCCACAATCCTCTCTCCACAGTTGCACTAGCACAAGGTGCCGCTGACGCACTGGCATCAGCACGACTTGATGCCTCACAGCCTGCACGTGCCCCACATCTCCACAG TGGCTGGGGGCTGGATGTggaaaagagtgtgtgtgttcgtgcgCTGGTTGAGCAGTATGAAAGAGGATCTCCGGATGAGCAGGGCAATCCTCAGCCTAGCAG CTCCACCAGTCCGCTGTCATCTCCAAGACCGCCACCcagcagcctctcagaccaacAACAGGAGATCAGCG CTGAGTCATGTCGTGTTGTAGTGGAGACGGCGTGGGAGGATTCTCTCAGTGAAACTTTGGAGACGGAGGTGCAGGAGACACGTAAAATGGTGTCTGCCTTACAG gcCCTGCTACTGCATGGTTCGCTGCCTGAGGATGAGCAGGATTTGTCTTTGAGTTTGGACCAAGGCAGCGCTGAACAGCAACTG GTAGTCATTCGCAGTCGTTTGGATCAGAGTATGGAGGAGGCTCAGGAGCTTAAG AGGGAACTGTTGCGCTGTAAGCAGGAGATGAGAAACCTGCAGGCAGTCAAG GACGCCCAGCAGCAGAGGCTATGCACTCAGGAGGCATCAATACTGCAGATGAAGCAagagctcctcagagccagcaTGACGAAGGACGAAGTCAACAACCAGAAT GCTGAGCTACAGTGGAAGCTGGAGGAATCTAACAGGCTGTGGGGCGAATGCAAG AAGGAGATCGGACAGAAGGACAGACTAGTGCAGCAACTCAAACACAAGCTCGAAGAAAGCCAAAAAAAGCAG AGTGAATTGCAAAGAGAATTGGAgcataaaaacaacatgcag atccCCGCCAGCACAGAAAACAATGGATATTCTTACTCTGGAAATCCAGCTCCCTCTATGTCCGGC CAGGCAGAAGAGGTACAGCTGCTCAGAGATGCACTTAGGAGTTTGAGGAACAACTTCAGAGACCACGACCCGCAGCACCATACGCTGGACACCCTGGAGCAGGGCATAGCATCGCTCATAGACAGGCTGCATGCTCTGCATACACACAAG GGAAGGGGAAAATCTCCAATACGCAAAGGTCAACACACAGACTCTGACTCCTGGCCTAGCACAA AGGTTATTCAGTCGCACAGTGGTTCTTCTGCCTCCACTAAAATCCTTTACTTTACTGGAAAATCCCCAACACCTTCCATGATTAATATACCGAAGag GTTGGGTGAGGTGACTCTCAAGGATGTCAAGGCAGCTGTGGATAGAGAGGGAAATTACAGGTACCACTTCAAGGCCCTGGACCCTGAGTTTGGCACCGTGAAAGAAGAG GTATTCCTGGATGGAGCAATCATTCCAGGCTGGGAAGGAAAAATAGTGGCCTGGGTAGAAGAGGACCGTGGTGAGGAAAG GCCATTGTAG
- the LOC123963573 gene encoding dixin-A-like isoform X5, which produces MIASLSRGSLLDEVLHGGFNEQQLAAYVSWVNSQLKRKPGLKPITDLRHDLQDGVVLTQLIEIVAGEVLEGVYGAPQNKEESRRNVEQVLQFISSRHIRMTHISARDIVDGNLKAVMRIILALAAHFKPSASNRAASGSGRGLTRGSVSHNPLSTVALAQGAADALASARLDASQPARAPHLHSGWGLDVEKSVCVRALVEQYERGSPDEQGNPQPSSLSSTSPLSSPRPPPSSLSDQQQEISVETAWEDSLSETLETEVQETRKMVSALQALLLHGSLPEDEQDLSLSLDQGSAEQQLVVIRSRLDQSMEEAQELKRELLRCKQEMRNLQAVKDAQQQRLCTQEASILQMKQELLRASMTKDEVNNQNAELQWKLEESNRLWGECKKEIGQKDRLVQQLKHKLEESQKKQSELQRELEHKNNMQIPASTENNGYSYSGNPAPSMSGQAEEVQLLRDALRSLRNNFRDHDPQHHTLDTLEQGIASLIDRLHALHTHKGRGKSPIRKGQHTDSDSWPSTKVIQSHSGSSASTKILYFTGKSPTPSMINIPKRLGEVTLKDVKAAVDREGNYRYHFKALDPEFGTVKEEVFLDGAIIPGWEGKIVAWVEEDRGEERPL; this is translated from the exons ATGATCGCCTCACTTTCTAGAGGAAGTTTGCTGGATGAGGTTCTTCATGGAGGCTTTAATGAG cagcagctggctgCATATGTTTCCTGGGTGAACTCTCAGCTGAAGAGGAAACCAGGCCTGAAGCCAATCACAGACCTCAGACATGATCTGCAGGACGGGGTGGTGCTCACACAACTAATAGAGATAGTTG CCGGGGAAGTGTTAGAGGGAGTGTATGGTGCGCcacaaaacaaagaagaaagccGGAGGAATGTGGAGCAAGTCTTACAGTTCATTTCCTCCAGACACATACGCATGACACACATATCTGCAAGAG ACATTGTCGATGGTAATCTGAAGGCTGTAATGAGGATAATTCTGGCACTGGCTGCCCACTTCAAACCCTCAGCCAGTAACAGGGCTGCCTCTGGAAGTGGGAGGGGTTTGACAAGAGGCTCCGTCAGCCACAATCCTCTCTCCACAGTTGCACTAGCACAAGGTGCCGCTGACGCACTGGCATCAGCACGACTTGATGCCTCACAGCCTGCACGTGCCCCACATCTCCACAG TGGCTGGGGGCTGGATGTggaaaagagtgtgtgtgttcgtgcgCTGGTTGAGCAGTATGAAAGAGGATCTCCGGATGAGCAGGGCAATCCTCAGCCTAGCAG CCTCAGCTCCACCAGTCCGCTGTCATCTCCAAGACCGCCACCcagcagcctctcagaccaacAACAGGAGATCAGCG TGGAGACGGCGTGGGAGGATTCTCTCAGTGAAACTTTGGAGACGGAGGTGCAGGAGACACGTAAAATGGTGTCTGCCTTACAG gcCCTGCTACTGCATGGTTCGCTGCCTGAGGATGAGCAGGATTTGTCTTTGAGTTTGGACCAAGGCAGCGCTGAACAGCAACTG GTAGTCATTCGCAGTCGTTTGGATCAGAGTATGGAGGAGGCTCAGGAGCTTAAG AGGGAACTGTTGCGCTGTAAGCAGGAGATGAGAAACCTGCAGGCAGTCAAG GACGCCCAGCAGCAGAGGCTATGCACTCAGGAGGCATCAATACTGCAGATGAAGCAagagctcctcagagccagcaTGACGAAGGACGAAGTCAACAACCAGAAT GCTGAGCTACAGTGGAAGCTGGAGGAATCTAACAGGCTGTGGGGCGAATGCAAG AAGGAGATCGGACAGAAGGACAGACTAGTGCAGCAACTCAAACACAAGCTCGAAGAAAGCCAAAAAAAGCAG AGTGAATTGCAAAGAGAATTGGAgcataaaaacaacatgcag atccCCGCCAGCACAGAAAACAATGGATATTCTTACTCTGGAAATCCAGCTCCCTCTATGTCCGGC CAGGCAGAAGAGGTACAGCTGCTCAGAGATGCACTTAGGAGTTTGAGGAACAACTTCAGAGACCACGACCCGCAGCACCATACGCTGGACACCCTGGAGCAGGGCATAGCATCGCTCATAGACAGGCTGCATGCTCTGCATACACACAAG GGAAGGGGAAAATCTCCAATACGCAAAGGTCAACACACAGACTCTGACTCCTGGCCTAGCACAA AGGTTATTCAGTCGCACAGTGGTTCTTCTGCCTCCACTAAAATCCTTTACTTTACTGGAAAATCCCCAACACCTTCCATGATTAATATACCGAAGag GTTGGGTGAGGTGACTCTCAAGGATGTCAAGGCAGCTGTGGATAGAGAGGGAAATTACAGGTACCACTTCAAGGCCCTGGACCCTGAGTTTGGCACCGTGAAAGAAGAG GTATTCCTGGATGGAGCAATCATTCCAGGCTGGGAAGGAAAAATAGTGGCCTGGGTAGAAGAGGACCGTGGTGAGGAAAG GCCATTGTAG
- the LOC123963573 gene encoding dixin-A-like isoform X2 → MIASLSRGSLLDEVLHGGFNEQQLAAYVSWVNSQLKRKPGLKPITDLRHDLQDGVVLTQLIEIVAGEVLEGVYGAPQNKEESRRNVEQVLQFISSRHIRMTHISARDIVDGNLKAVMRIILALAAHFKPSASNRAASGSGRGLTRGSVSHNPLSTVALAQGAADALASARLDASQPARAPHLHSGWGLDVEKSVCVRALVEQYERGSPDEQGNPQPSSLSSTSPLSSPRPPPSSLSDQQQEISAESCRVVVETAWEDSLSETLETEVQETRKMVSALQALLLHGSLPEDEQDLSLSLDQGSAEQQLVVIRSRLDQSMEEAQELKRELLRCKQEMRNLQAVKDAQQQRLCTQEASILQMKQELLRASMTKDEVNNQNAELQWKLEESNRLWGECKKEIGQKDRLVQQLKHKLEESQKKQSELQRELEHKNNMQIPASTENNGYSYSGNPAPSMSGAEEVQLLRDALRSLRNNFRDHDPQHHTLDTLEQGIASLIDRLHALHTHKGRGKSPIRKGQHTDSDSWPSTKVIQSHSGSSASTKILYFTGKSPTPSMINIPKRLGEVTLKDVKAAVDREGNYRYHFKALDPEFGTVKEEVFLDGAIIPGWEGKIVAWVEEDRGEERPL, encoded by the exons ATGATCGCCTCACTTTCTAGAGGAAGTTTGCTGGATGAGGTTCTTCATGGAGGCTTTAATGAG cagcagctggctgCATATGTTTCCTGGGTGAACTCTCAGCTGAAGAGGAAACCAGGCCTGAAGCCAATCACAGACCTCAGACATGATCTGCAGGACGGGGTGGTGCTCACACAACTAATAGAGATAGTTG CCGGGGAAGTGTTAGAGGGAGTGTATGGTGCGCcacaaaacaaagaagaaagccGGAGGAATGTGGAGCAAGTCTTACAGTTCATTTCCTCCAGACACATACGCATGACACACATATCTGCAAGAG ACATTGTCGATGGTAATCTGAAGGCTGTAATGAGGATAATTCTGGCACTGGCTGCCCACTTCAAACCCTCAGCCAGTAACAGGGCTGCCTCTGGAAGTGGGAGGGGTTTGACAAGAGGCTCCGTCAGCCACAATCCTCTCTCCACAGTTGCACTAGCACAAGGTGCCGCTGACGCACTGGCATCAGCACGACTTGATGCCTCACAGCCTGCACGTGCCCCACATCTCCACAG TGGCTGGGGGCTGGATGTggaaaagagtgtgtgtgttcgtgcgCTGGTTGAGCAGTATGAAAGAGGATCTCCGGATGAGCAGGGCAATCCTCAGCCTAGCAG CCTCAGCTCCACCAGTCCGCTGTCATCTCCAAGACCGCCACCcagcagcctctcagaccaacAACAGGAGATCAGCG CTGAGTCATGTCGTGTTGTAGTGGAGACGGCGTGGGAGGATTCTCTCAGTGAAACTTTGGAGACGGAGGTGCAGGAGACACGTAAAATGGTGTCTGCCTTACAG gcCCTGCTACTGCATGGTTCGCTGCCTGAGGATGAGCAGGATTTGTCTTTGAGTTTGGACCAAGGCAGCGCTGAACAGCAACTG GTAGTCATTCGCAGTCGTTTGGATCAGAGTATGGAGGAGGCTCAGGAGCTTAAG AGGGAACTGTTGCGCTGTAAGCAGGAGATGAGAAACCTGCAGGCAGTCAAG GACGCCCAGCAGCAGAGGCTATGCACTCAGGAGGCATCAATACTGCAGATGAAGCAagagctcctcagagccagcaTGACGAAGGACGAAGTCAACAACCAGAAT GCTGAGCTACAGTGGAAGCTGGAGGAATCTAACAGGCTGTGGGGCGAATGCAAG AAGGAGATCGGACAGAAGGACAGACTAGTGCAGCAACTCAAACACAAGCTCGAAGAAAGCCAAAAAAAGCAG AGTGAATTGCAAAGAGAATTGGAgcataaaaacaacatgcag atccCCGCCAGCACAGAAAACAATGGATATTCTTACTCTGGAAATCCAGCTCCCTCTATGTCCGGC GCAGAAGAGGTACAGCTGCTCAGAGATGCACTTAGGAGTTTGAGGAACAACTTCAGAGACCACGACCCGCAGCACCATACGCTGGACACCCTGGAGCAGGGCATAGCATCGCTCATAGACAGGCTGCATGCTCTGCATACACACAAG GGAAGGGGAAAATCTCCAATACGCAAAGGTCAACACACAGACTCTGACTCCTGGCCTAGCACAA AGGTTATTCAGTCGCACAGTGGTTCTTCTGCCTCCACTAAAATCCTTTACTTTACTGGAAAATCCCCAACACCTTCCATGATTAATATACCGAAGag GTTGGGTGAGGTGACTCTCAAGGATGTCAAGGCAGCTGTGGATAGAGAGGGAAATTACAGGTACCACTTCAAGGCCCTGGACCCTGAGTTTGGCACCGTGAAAGAAGAG GTATTCCTGGATGGAGCAATCATTCCAGGCTGGGAAGGAAAAATAGTGGCCTGGGTAGAAGAGGACCGTGGTGAGGAAAG GCCATTGTAG
- the LOC123963573 gene encoding dixin-A-like isoform X3 — MIASLSRGSLLDEVLHGGFNEQLAAYVSWVNSQLKRKPGLKPITDLRHDLQDGVVLTQLIEIVAGEVLEGVYGAPQNKEESRRNVEQVLQFISSRHIRMTHISARDIVDGNLKAVMRIILALAAHFKPSASNRAASGSGRGLTRGSVSHNPLSTVALAQGAADALASARLDASQPARAPHLHSGWGLDVEKSVCVRALVEQYERGSPDEQGNPQPSSLSSTSPLSSPRPPPSSLSDQQQEISAESCRVVVETAWEDSLSETLETEVQETRKMVSALQALLLHGSLPEDEQDLSLSLDQGSAEQQLVVIRSRLDQSMEEAQELKRELLRCKQEMRNLQAVKDAQQQRLCTQEASILQMKQELLRASMTKDEVNNQNAELQWKLEESNRLWGECKKEIGQKDRLVQQLKHKLEESQKKQSELQRELEHKNNMQIPASTENNGYSYSGNPAPSMSGQAEEVQLLRDALRSLRNNFRDHDPQHHTLDTLEQGIASLIDRLHALHTHKGRGKSPIRKGQHTDSDSWPSTKVIQSHSGSSASTKILYFTGKSPTPSMINIPKRLGEVTLKDVKAAVDREGNYRYHFKALDPEFGTVKEEVFLDGAIIPGWEGKIVAWVEEDRGEERPL, encoded by the exons ATGATCGCCTCACTTTCTAGAGGAAGTTTGCTGGATGAGGTTCTTCATGGAGGCTTTAATGAG cagctggctgCATATGTTTCCTGGGTGAACTCTCAGCTGAAGAGGAAACCAGGCCTGAAGCCAATCACAGACCTCAGACATGATCTGCAGGACGGGGTGGTGCTCACACAACTAATAGAGATAGTTG CCGGGGAAGTGTTAGAGGGAGTGTATGGTGCGCcacaaaacaaagaagaaagccGGAGGAATGTGGAGCAAGTCTTACAGTTCATTTCCTCCAGACACATACGCATGACACACATATCTGCAAGAG ACATTGTCGATGGTAATCTGAAGGCTGTAATGAGGATAATTCTGGCACTGGCTGCCCACTTCAAACCCTCAGCCAGTAACAGGGCTGCCTCTGGAAGTGGGAGGGGTTTGACAAGAGGCTCCGTCAGCCACAATCCTCTCTCCACAGTTGCACTAGCACAAGGTGCCGCTGACGCACTGGCATCAGCACGACTTGATGCCTCACAGCCTGCACGTGCCCCACATCTCCACAG TGGCTGGGGGCTGGATGTggaaaagagtgtgtgtgttcgtgcgCTGGTTGAGCAGTATGAAAGAGGATCTCCGGATGAGCAGGGCAATCCTCAGCCTAGCAG CCTCAGCTCCACCAGTCCGCTGTCATCTCCAAGACCGCCACCcagcagcctctcagaccaacAACAGGAGATCAGCG CTGAGTCATGTCGTGTTGTAGTGGAGACGGCGTGGGAGGATTCTCTCAGTGAAACTTTGGAGACGGAGGTGCAGGAGACACGTAAAATGGTGTCTGCCTTACAG gcCCTGCTACTGCATGGTTCGCTGCCTGAGGATGAGCAGGATTTGTCTTTGAGTTTGGACCAAGGCAGCGCTGAACAGCAACTG GTAGTCATTCGCAGTCGTTTGGATCAGAGTATGGAGGAGGCTCAGGAGCTTAAG AGGGAACTGTTGCGCTGTAAGCAGGAGATGAGAAACCTGCAGGCAGTCAAG GACGCCCAGCAGCAGAGGCTATGCACTCAGGAGGCATCAATACTGCAGATGAAGCAagagctcctcagagccagcaTGACGAAGGACGAAGTCAACAACCAGAAT GCTGAGCTACAGTGGAAGCTGGAGGAATCTAACAGGCTGTGGGGCGAATGCAAG AAGGAGATCGGACAGAAGGACAGACTAGTGCAGCAACTCAAACACAAGCTCGAAGAAAGCCAAAAAAAGCAG AGTGAATTGCAAAGAGAATTGGAgcataaaaacaacatgcag atccCCGCCAGCACAGAAAACAATGGATATTCTTACTCTGGAAATCCAGCTCCCTCTATGTCCGGC CAGGCAGAAGAGGTACAGCTGCTCAGAGATGCACTTAGGAGTTTGAGGAACAACTTCAGAGACCACGACCCGCAGCACCATACGCTGGACACCCTGGAGCAGGGCATAGCATCGCTCATAGACAGGCTGCATGCTCTGCATACACACAAG GGAAGGGGAAAATCTCCAATACGCAAAGGTCAACACACAGACTCTGACTCCTGGCCTAGCACAA AGGTTATTCAGTCGCACAGTGGTTCTTCTGCCTCCACTAAAATCCTTTACTTTACTGGAAAATCCCCAACACCTTCCATGATTAATATACCGAAGag GTTGGGTGAGGTGACTCTCAAGGATGTCAAGGCAGCTGTGGATAGAGAGGGAAATTACAGGTACCACTTCAAGGCCCTGGACCCTGAGTTTGGCACCGTGAAAGAAGAG GTATTCCTGGATGGAGCAATCATTCCAGGCTGGGAAGGAAAAATAGTGGCCTGGGTAGAAGAGGACCGTGGTGAGGAAAG GCCATTGTAG